A window of the Desulfopila inferna genome harbors these coding sequences:
- the mqnE gene encoding aminofutalosine synthase MqnE: protein MESSIEQAGLAGILEKIKSGTRLSLEDGLQLYQCQDILALGYLADIVRYRKNGDNAYFIYNQHINYSNICTNLCKFCAFGKDKESSLAYEMSVEEVKEKVRQRLDEPITEIHMVGGIHPDLPFVYYLDILRGIKEVRPEVHIQAFTCVEIAHLADLAEKPVDETLEMLKEAGLGSIPGGGAEVFSPRIRKLTCEKKLSGHDWLEIAKIAHRNGLYTNATMLYGHIETYEERLEHLDALRCAQDETNGFLAFIPLAFHPKNTEMSEISGTSGINDLKNMAVARLMLDNFPHIKAYWVMLGPKLAQIALSFGADDMDGTVKEEVITHMAGAETEQAIGSGTLVRLIREAGRTPIERDTLYNIINRP, encoded by the coding sequence ATGGAATCAAGCATCGAACAAGCCGGTTTAGCAGGAATTCTTGAAAAGATTAAAAGCGGTACGCGACTTTCACTGGAAGACGGCCTGCAGCTCTACCAGTGCCAGGATATTCTGGCACTTGGCTATCTTGCCGATATTGTAAGGTATCGCAAAAATGGAGACAATGCCTACTTCATCTATAATCAGCATATAAATTACTCTAATATCTGTACCAACCTGTGCAAGTTCTGTGCTTTTGGTAAAGATAAGGAGTCGAGTCTCGCTTATGAGATGAGCGTGGAGGAAGTCAAGGAGAAGGTCCGGCAACGACTCGATGAACCCATCACTGAAATCCACATGGTGGGCGGTATCCATCCGGATCTGCCTTTTGTCTATTATCTGGATATCCTGCGTGGTATCAAGGAGGTCCGGCCGGAAGTTCATATCCAGGCCTTTACCTGTGTCGAGATTGCCCACTTGGCCGATCTTGCCGAAAAACCGGTTGATGAAACCCTGGAAATGCTTAAAGAGGCTGGGCTGGGTTCCATTCCCGGAGGAGGGGCGGAGGTCTTCAGCCCGAGGATACGCAAGCTGACCTGCGAGAAAAAACTTTCGGGCCATGACTGGCTGGAGATCGCCAAAATAGCCCATCGCAACGGTCTATACACCAATGCCACCATGCTCTACGGTCATATAGAAACCTACGAGGAGCGTCTGGAACATCTTGACGCATTGCGGTGCGCTCAGGATGAGACCAATGGTTTTCTTGCCTTTATTCCCCTGGCCTTTCATCCCAAGAATACCGAAATGTCAGAAATATCCGGCACATCCGGAATAAACGATTTGAAAAACATGGCGGTTGCCCGGCTCATGCTTGATAATTTTCCCCACATAAAAGCCTACTGGGTTATGCTTGGTCCCAAACTTGCACAGATTGCCTTGTCCTTTGGTGCCGATGATATGGACGGCACCGTCAAGGAAGAGGTCATCACCCATATGGCCGGTGCGGAAACCGAACAGGCCATAGGATCCGGCACCCTTGTCAGGCTGATCAGAGAAGCAGGCCGTACTCCTATCGAACGGGACACCCTGTACAACATCATCAACAGGCCATAA
- a CDS encoding carbohydrate ABC transporter permease, translated as MLQLRYWNHINGWLLVLPAVFMIGLFTHYPIVSTIYHSLFSTGNAVHPSTYIGLENYTFLMEDDIFWKVLKNNMIYSMCTVPMSIAFALGMALLINRSIKGRSLVRMSFFTPTVLPMIAVANIWLFFYTPEYGLFDQVSQFFGGSSHNWLGNPNSALYCLIVMVIWKEAGFFMVFYLAALQQLSPELREAGVVEGAGSWYHFRRVTFPLLMPTTLFITVNAVVNSFKLVDHLVIMTKGGPDNASSLLLYYIYENAFSFWDTSYAATLTVVLVLILAIFTIIQFAVVEKRIHYQ; from the coding sequence ATGCTGCAGTTGCGTTATTGGAATCATATAAATGGTTGGTTGTTAGTACTTCCAGCCGTATTCATGATTGGTCTGTTCACCCATTACCCTATCGTCTCCACCATATACCATAGTCTTTTTTCCACTGGAAATGCAGTTCATCCTTCGACCTACATTGGTCTGGAAAATTATACTTTTCTCATGGAAGATGATATTTTCTGGAAAGTTCTAAAGAACAACATGATCTATTCCATGTGCACGGTCCCCATGAGTATTGCATTTGCCCTCGGAATGGCGCTTTTGATCAATCGAAGTATCAAAGGACGTTCTCTGGTACGTATGTCTTTTTTCACCCCTACTGTACTACCAATGATTGCGGTGGCAAATATATGGCTGTTTTTTTATACGCCGGAATATGGGCTGTTCGACCAGGTTTCTCAATTTTTTGGAGGAAGTAGCCACAATTGGCTGGGCAATCCCAATAGCGCCTTATATTGTCTGATCGTCATGGTCATATGGAAAGAAGCAGGATTCTTTATGGTTTTTTATCTAGCCGCGTTGCAACAATTATCTCCCGAATTAAGAGAGGCGGGAGTGGTGGAAGGCGCCGGGAGTTGGTACCACTTCAGACGTGTAACCTTTCCTCTCCTCATGCCAACTACCCTGTTCATTACAGTTAACGCGGTAGTCAACTCCTTTAAACTGGTGGATCATCTGGTGATCATGACCAAGGGCGGTCCTGACAATGCAAGTTCTCTTCTTCTCTATTATATCTACGAAAATGCATTTAGTTTTTGGGACACTTCCTATGCTGCCACATTAACGGTTGTTCTGGTCCTTATCCTGGCGATTTTCACCATTATTCAGTTCGCTGTGGTAGAAAAAAGGATACATTATCAATAG
- a CDS encoding sigma-70 family RNA polymerase sigma factor — protein MLSDLKENLLKTGKSEGCISFDELNELLPDDIKDPGAIEKIFNFLGDNNIEIVTEEESGEKRTLSGEIWKKKKKGQDDDRDDEGNLITDGEAHEAEETTTTYLREMGQFDLLTPEEEAKYSKTIRQGFEAIIVAIREDVSGSREIELLCERIALWEKRDPTLKPKKQQLNFMRYNVISAAKKYPDKRELFELQAKLEAYSRSIEVAKDTMIRANLRLVVSIAKRYMHQGLTLADLIQEGNLGLMRAVFRFDYTKGNKFSTYASWWIRQAITRAILDKTRTIRLPVHFLELRSQFFKAFYALFKELGREPTPLEISKATNLPMDKILSILEASREPISLETPVGDDDSTLGDFLENQESQSPYEAVQTRELAGRVTEILSTLSEREEKIIRLRFGIGEKAEYTLEEIGKRFNVSRERIRQIEKKALNRLRHSSRREKLKFFID, from the coding sequence GTGCTGTCTGATCTTAAGGAAAATCTACTGAAAACAGGTAAGTCAGAAGGTTGTATCAGCTTTGATGAATTAAATGAGCTGCTCCCCGATGATATCAAAGATCCTGGTGCTATAGAAAAAATATTTAATTTTCTAGGCGATAATAACATAGAAATTGTCACCGAAGAGGAATCGGGGGAAAAGAGAACCCTGTCCGGAGAGATCTGGAAGAAAAAGAAAAAGGGACAAGACGATGACCGGGATGATGAAGGCAATCTGATCACCGATGGCGAGGCGCATGAGGCAGAAGAGACGACAACGACGTATCTGCGTGAAATGGGCCAGTTTGATCTCCTTACTCCCGAAGAGGAAGCAAAATACAGCAAAACAATCCGGCAGGGCTTTGAGGCCATCATTGTCGCCATTCGTGAAGACGTTTCCGGCAGCCGTGAAATAGAACTGCTCTGTGAAAGGATAGCTCTTTGGGAAAAGAGGGATCCGACTCTGAAACCCAAAAAGCAGCAGCTGAATTTTATGCGCTACAATGTCATCAGCGCTGCAAAAAAGTATCCCGACAAAAGAGAACTTTTTGAGCTGCAGGCCAAACTGGAGGCCTACAGCCGTTCCATAGAGGTTGCCAAGGACACCATGATCAGGGCGAATCTGCGCCTGGTGGTCTCCATTGCCAAAAGGTATATGCATCAGGGGTTGACCCTTGCCGATCTGATCCAGGAAGGAAATCTCGGTCTGATGCGCGCCGTTTTCCGTTTTGACTACACCAAGGGCAACAAATTCTCCACCTATGCCAGCTGGTGGATCAGACAGGCCATAACCAGGGCGATTCTGGATAAGACCCGGACAATCAGGCTGCCAGTGCATTTTCTCGAATTGAGAAGCCAGTTTTTCAAGGCATTCTATGCCCTTTTTAAAGAACTTGGCCGGGAGCCCACACCGCTGGAGATCTCCAAGGCCACTAACCTGCCGATGGATAAGATACTCTCCATCCTCGAAGCTTCCCGCGAACCGATCTCTCTGGAAACTCCGGTAGGAGACGATGATTCTACATTGGGCGATTTTCTTGAGAATCAGGAGTCCCAGTCCCCATATGAAGCTGTGCAGACCCGGGAACTGGCAGGCAGGGTAACCGAAATTCTGTCGACGTTGAGCGAACGTGAGGAAAAGATTATCAGGCTGCGGTTCGGCATTGGCGAAAAAGCAGAATATACCCTTGAAGAGATAGGGAAAAGATTCAATGTCTCCAGGGAGAGGATTCGGCAGATTGAAAAGAAAGCATTGAACAGGCTGCGGCATTCAAGCCGCAGGGAGAAGCTGAAATTTTTTATAGATTGA
- a CDS encoding HAD-IIB family hydrolase has protein sequence MKSIHDFPNISKHQIEYVLTDIDDTLTNDGYLPAVAYSAMELLQQAGIKVVPITGRPAGWCDHIARMWPVDGLVGENGAFYFYYDRVQHKMIRRFWRTEEQRKNDRQKLMQLQNLILSKVKGCAVSADQQYREADLAIDFSEDVPTLSKAEVDLIVQIFQEAGAVAKISSIHVNGWFGDHDKLAMTKRLFKEIFQMDLDNIKNSVIFSGDSPNDAPMFAYFSHGVGVANILHFLDDLPTKPTWVTRKEGGYGFAEMVDVLLAD, from the coding sequence ATGAAGTCAATTCATGATTTTCCCAACATATCTAAACACCAGATTGAGTATGTGCTCACAGATATCGATGACACCCTCACCAACGATGGTTACCTGCCGGCAGTTGCCTATAGCGCAATGGAACTTTTGCAGCAGGCGGGTATCAAAGTTGTCCCTATAACCGGAAGACCAGCAGGCTGGTGTGATCACATTGCCAGGATGTGGCCTGTTGATGGACTGGTTGGCGAAAACGGAGCGTTCTATTTCTACTATGACCGTGTCCAGCATAAAATGATCCGGCGGTTTTGGCGGACTGAAGAGCAACGAAAAAATGATCGGCAAAAGCTTATGCAACTCCAGAACCTAATACTCTCAAAGGTAAAAGGCTGCGCAGTATCTGCTGATCAACAGTACCGTGAGGCCGATCTTGCAATTGATTTTAGTGAGGATGTTCCCACATTGTCTAAAGCTGAGGTGGATCTGATCGTTCAAATATTTCAAGAGGCGGGTGCCGTTGCCAAGATCAGCTCCATTCACGTGAACGGGTGGTTTGGCGACCATGACAAGTTGGCAATGACAAAACGTCTATTTAAAGAGATCTTTCAAATGGATCTCGACAACATAAAAAATTCCGTTATCTTCTCAGGCGATTCTCCCAATGATGCACCTATGTTTGCCTACTTTTCCCATGGGGTTGGGGTTGCCAATATTTTACATTTCCTTGATGATCTGCCAACCAAACCGACTTGGGTCACCCGGAAAGAAGGGGGCTACGGATTTGCGGAGATGGTTGATGTGCTGTTGGCCGACTGA
- the malQ gene encoding 4-alpha-glucanotransferase: MKNITDYTRCSGVLAHVTSLPSPFGIGDLGPDAYDFLRFLADARQSIWQILPLGPTHNALSNSPYMTASAFGGNPLLISPQLLFEDGLLTKAEISEYPDLAPYRVDFDTVIPLKGRLLKQAFSRFNPEKFSEYEGFITQTQWLMDYCMFMALKNKYPDKAWYEWDTTLAQRDSKAMAQMAETEQEQIAYFRFEQFLFHQQWSRLHAYAKDLNIQLFGDIPIYVSLDSADVWGAQEIFLLDRKTCQPTHVAGVPPDYFSKTGQKWGNPLYRWNNEDKHIRKQLLHWWTLRFKAIFEQVDIARIDHFRGFQEYWAVPAHHKTALKGEWLPGPGAEFFREIFAELGKLQIVAEDLGEITEDVLELRDELHFPGMRVLQFAFDGNIDNTFLPFNYETPNTFVYTGTHDNDTTVGWYMSDRIDDEIRQRTKRLANRKIHDHHGIHHDLIYLAMSSTAVAAIFPLQDILGFGSDCRMNTPGTHSKDNWTWRCSKEFLTPDISTWMQELTELCGRSKPHEKKKSTKTLKSEITKS; encoded by the coding sequence ATGAAAAATATCACCGACTATACACGCTGCAGCGGAGTCTTAGCACATGTCACTTCGCTGCCCTCGCCCTTCGGCATTGGCGATCTCGGGCCGGACGCCTATGACTTTCTCCGTTTTCTCGCGGATGCCCGGCAGTCCATCTGGCAGATTCTGCCGCTGGGCCCGACCCACAATGCACTTTCTAACTCACCATATATGACCGCCTCCGCTTTTGGCGGCAACCCTCTTCTTATCTCGCCACAGCTTCTTTTTGAAGACGGGCTGCTTACCAAGGCTGAAATTTCGGAATATCCGGATCTCGCGCCCTACAGAGTCGATTTCGATACGGTTATTCCGCTCAAGGGAAGACTCCTGAAACAGGCATTTTCCCGATTTAATCCTGAAAAGTTTTCGGAATATGAAGGTTTTATCACGCAAACCCAGTGGCTTATGGATTATTGCATGTTCATGGCATTGAAAAACAAATACCCGGACAAAGCCTGGTATGAGTGGGATACAACACTGGCTCAACGGGATTCCAAGGCGATGGCACAGATGGCCGAAACAGAGCAGGAACAAATTGCCTATTTCCGTTTCGAACAGTTCCTCTTCCACCAGCAGTGGAGCCGGCTCCATGCCTATGCCAAGGATTTAAATATCCAGCTCTTTGGCGATATTCCCATCTACGTCAGTCTCGACAGCGCCGATGTATGGGGAGCACAGGAGATTTTCCTGCTTGACCGAAAAACCTGCCAGCCAACTCATGTGGCCGGTGTGCCACCCGATTATTTCAGCAAAACCGGCCAGAAATGGGGAAACCCTCTCTATCGTTGGAACAATGAGGATAAACACATCAGAAAGCAGCTGCTGCACTGGTGGACCCTCAGGTTCAAGGCGATCTTCGAGCAGGTGGATATTGCCCGCATCGATCATTTTCGTGGTTTCCAGGAGTATTGGGCCGTTCCCGCGCATCACAAGACCGCCCTTAAGGGCGAATGGCTGCCGGGGCCCGGGGCCGAGTTTTTCCGCGAGATATTTGCCGAGCTCGGCAAACTGCAGATAGTTGCGGAGGATCTGGGAGAAATCACCGAGGATGTCCTTGAGCTCAGGGATGAGTTGCATTTCCCCGGCATGCGGGTGCTGCAGTTCGCCTTTGACGGCAATATAGACAACACCTTCCTGCCCTTTAACTATGAGACTCCGAACACCTTTGTCTATACTGGCACCCATGACAACGACACCACCGTCGGCTGGTATATGAGCGACAGAATCGACGATGAAATCCGCCAACGCACCAAAAGACTGGCAAACCGCAAAATCCACGATCATCACGGCATTCATCATGATCTCATCTATCTGGCCATGTCTTCCACGGCAGTAGCGGCCATTTTTCCCCTTCAGGATATTCTCGGTTTCGGCAGCGACTGCCGCATGAATACTCCGGGAACGCACAGCAAAGACAACTGGACCTGGAGGTGCAGCAAAGAATTCCTCACCCCGGACATATCAACCTGGATGCAGGAACTTACGGAATTATGCGGCCGTTCCAAACCCCACGAGAAGAAAAAATCTACCAAAACTTTGAAATCAGAGATAACAAAATCTTGA